The following are encoded in a window of Prevotella melaninogenica genomic DNA:
- a CDS encoding DUF2339 domain-containing protein, which yields MEYDLLSFFSIILFSIALLGFFYLISKLNQISNTLNNVSFEISTLKLIIEKMQREKQKQAETETETKPKETLEQPKEQVVETPKEVQNESVSPNPNWCQQPITDETPTTDKAEETENTTEDAQPELQETPETIEVPIAHNEDIRPSTVEIPIQETDDKTPEVEEEAPETIEEPVEEEQEESAMAMEEEEEIEEYATSETNFEKYIGENLFGKIGILIFIIGIGFFVKYAIDQNWINETARTLMGYAVGAGMLVLAERLHKRYHTFSSLLAGGAFGIYYLITAIAFHYYGLFSHTMAFVILCVTTIFMSAVSILYDRKELAVTALVGGFIAPFIISTDSSSIISLQIYITILNIGMFCLAMYKKWAILPMVSFGFTYIILWGTTALGSFSDSEAVTTYPTLFAFATLFYVIFLLPVVFILRTQYGENTRLGLLGIITANSFMYLIYGDFLLQHFEASSDTTAYLAFFIAAINLAIHLYLRFRVEGQDTLRNLMLGLAVTFASMGIPILFSAANVLMVWAAESVLLLWLFTKEKNRIYELASAVLLLLTLGALAYYRTTDTFIHDTGDSLFFNGAFFVTTFVSIAYYVVAVIMQFNKELFSDTKRLIAYTPCNAIAYALGFSILFLAFRDNFHFHLEQPISEYASLLTANIMLLGGALILRKRFEISENKLAYEISLYLAGILFAMTVWNYTAPEGLLLRWLMALVTIAYMAYCMRGQLLVTSNQRNLHIEYSIISTLMWLTLTRLLLITFNEVNFSTAFSLSLGIAAFILMCIGMRYHSKEIRIVSLAEFGIVIGKLILNDVWAMPALGKIIVFISLGAILLILSFLYQKLKDALFNEKEQEQE from the coding sequence ATGGAATATGACCTTCTATCCTTTTTTAGTATCATCTTATTTTCAATAGCATTATTGGGCTTCTTCTATCTTATCTCCAAGCTCAACCAAATAAGTAATACGCTAAACAACGTCAGTTTTGAGATTTCCACACTGAAACTTATCATTGAAAAGATGCAGCGTGAGAAACAGAAGCAAGCTGAAACAGAAACAGAAACAAAGCCAAAAGAAACTCTTGAACAACCTAAGGAGCAGGTCGTAGAAACTCCGAAGGAAGTTCAGAATGAGTCCGTTAGCCCTAATCCTAACTGGTGTCAACAACCTATAACGGACGAAACACCAACAACCGATAAGGCTGAAGAAACAGAAAATACGACTGAAGACGCACAGCCAGAGTTGCAGGAAACACCAGAAACTATAGAAGTTCCTATTGCACACAATGAGGATATCAGACCTTCTACTGTAGAAATTCCTATTCAAGAGACAGATGATAAGACTCCAGAAGTTGAGGAAGAAGCCCCTGAAACCATTGAAGAACCTGTAGAAGAAGAGCAGGAAGAATCTGCAATGGCTATGGAGGAAGAGGAGGAAATAGAAGAATATGCCACTTCTGAGACCAATTTTGAGAAATATATCGGTGAGAATCTCTTTGGAAAGATTGGTATTCTCATCTTTATCATTGGTATCGGTTTCTTCGTTAAATATGCTATCGACCAGAACTGGATCAATGAGACTGCACGCACATTGATGGGCTATGCAGTCGGCGCAGGTATGTTAGTACTGGCTGAACGATTACACAAACGCTACCATACTTTCAGTTCACTGTTAGCAGGTGGTGCCTTTGGTATCTACTATTTGATTACAGCCATCGCCTTCCATTACTATGGTTTGTTCTCTCATACAATGGCATTCGTGATTTTATGTGTCACAACTATCTTCATGTCGGCAGTCTCCATCCTATACGATAGGAAGGAATTGGCAGTCACAGCACTCGTTGGCGGCTTTATTGCACCGTTCATTATTAGTACGGACTCAAGTAGTATCATTAGCCTACAGATTTATATTACCATATTGAACATTGGTATGTTCTGCCTTGCTATGTATAAGAAATGGGCAATACTACCTATGGTTTCCTTCGGTTTCACCTATATAATATTATGGGGAACAACTGCATTAGGATCATTCTCTGATAGTGAAGCTGTCACAACTTATCCTACCCTATTTGCTTTTGCGACACTATTCTACGTCATCTTCCTATTGCCTGTTGTCTTTATTCTGCGCACACAGTATGGTGAAAATACCAGACTTGGACTATTGGGTATCATCACAGCTAATAGCTTCATGTATCTTATTTATGGCGATTTCCTCTTACAACACTTCGAGGCATCATCTGATACGACAGCTTACTTAGCTTTCTTCATAGCTGCTATCAACCTGGCAATACACCTTTATTTGCGATTCCGCGTCGAAGGACAAGACACACTGCGCAACCTTATGTTAGGACTTGCGGTCACATTCGCCTCTATGGGTATTCCAATTCTGTTCAGCGCAGCCAATGTTCTTATGGTATGGGCAGCTGAGTCAGTACTTCTTTTGTGGCTCTTCACAAAGGAGAAAAACAGAATCTACGAGTTGGCTTCAGCAGTATTATTACTCTTAACATTGGGAGCATTGGCATACTACAGAACAACTGACACCTTCATCCATGATACAGGAGATAGTTTATTCTTCAATGGTGCCTTCTTTGTGACTACATTTGTAAGTATAGCCTACTATGTTGTAGCTGTCATTATGCAATTTAATAAGGAACTATTCAGTGATACAAAGCGTCTAATCGCATACACTCCATGCAATGCTATAGCCTATGCGTTGGGCTTCAGCATCCTGTTCCTTGCTTTCAGAGACAACTTCCACTTCCATCTTGAGCAACCAATATCAGAGTATGCGTCTCTACTTACAGCAAACATAATGCTCTTAGGAGGAGCACTTATCCTGCGCAAACGCTTCGAAATAAGTGAAAACAAGTTAGCATACGAGATAAGCCTCTACCTTGCAGGAATCTTATTTGCTATGACTGTATGGAATTACACCGCCCCAGAAGGACTCTTACTAAGATGGTTAATGGCACTCGTAACAATCGCTTATATGGCATATTGTATGCGTGGTCAACTCCTTGTAACCTCTAATCAGCGAAACTTACATATAGAATACTCCATTATATCAACACTGATGTGGCTTACTTTGACGCGTTTATTGCTGATTACTTTCAATGAAGTAAACTTCAGTACCGCCTTCTCTTTGTCGTTAGGTATTGCAGCCTTCATCTTGATGTGTATCGGTATGCGTTACCACAGTAAGGAAATTCGTATTGTTAGCTTGGCAGAATTCGGTATTGTCATTGGCAAACTCATTCTCAATGACGTATGGGCAATGCCTGCTCTTGGTAAGATTATTGTCTTCATCAGCCTTGGAGCCATTCTCCTTATCCTCTCATTCCTCTATCAGAAGCTTAAAGATGCTCTCTTCAATGAGAAAGAACAAGAACAGGAGTAA
- the bcp gene encoding thioredoxin-dependent thiol peroxidase — MNVGDKAPEILGTDQDGKEIKLSDYKGQKIVLYFYPKDSTSGCTAQACNLRDNYKELRDKGYVIIGASIQDEKSHKKFIEKNELPFPLIADTDLKLVETFGVYGEKKMYGRTYMGTFRTTFIINEDGIIERILGPKQIKTKDHAAQILAED, encoded by the coding sequence ATGAACGTAGGAGATAAAGCACCAGAGATTCTGGGTACTGATCAGGATGGAAAAGAAATTAAGTTGAGCGATTATAAAGGACAAAAGATTGTTCTTTATTTCTACCCTAAGGATTCAACATCAGGCTGCACAGCACAGGCATGCAACCTTCGTGATAACTACAAGGAATTAAGAGACAAGGGATATGTGATTATTGGAGCAAGTATACAGGACGAGAAGTCACACAAGAAGTTTATTGAGAAGAACGAACTTCCTTTCCCACTCATTGCCGATACCGACTTAAAGCTCGTTGAGACATTCGGTGTTTATGGTGAAAAGAAGATGTATGGCCGCACCTACATGGGTACATTCCGCACTACTTTCATCATCAATGAAGATGGTATCATTGAGCGCATCCTCGGTCCAAAGCAAATTAAGACTAAGGATCACGCTGCTCAAATCCTTGCAGAAGACTAA
- a CDS encoding M13 family metallopeptidase yields MKAKILLFAASFIATSAMAQGLKSGVDRNNMDFNVKPGENFYEYAAGNWLKSHPLDKEHPMNGAFVDLEELNKKRIREMVEDYAKKPQTKGTVAQKIASIYNLYMDSVRRNREGYTPIKPVLAKIRAAKNRKELIKLMYDLDVKGYGTFPVGFGMTVDAMNSDRYIIGISQGGLGLDPEYYTKPNDQQKAVIAAYKSLNNDLFKMTGNDAATAKKKMEAAFSIENQIAKVSYDQVKSRDPQANYHPMTWEQLLKNYPGVDWNYLLKASGYPNNGGKVDVGQPEPVHEVEKILATAPLDALKAYMELAVISSSAGMLSDNFSDRNFEYTKVAYGVQQQQPRWKRALSFVQGIMGEAVGKLYVQKYFPESSKQRMITLVKNLQDAFAQRIEENTWMTAATKQKALEKLQAFDIKIGYPDKWQNMDSVFVIDDNKSLIENVKAVQEAAMKYRIAKRWGKPVDKKEWHMTPQTVNAYYDPTTNSINFPAAILQPPFFDPTVDDAANYGAIGAVIGHEMSHGFDDQGCQFDKDGNMKNWWTEEDKKNYDARTKVLVDWFNKQEVIPGLYVNGEKTLGENIGDNGGLNIAFRALENSMKVKPLSDMDGFTPAQRFFLAWGRVWASNVAPQFVAYIVNSDVHSPSISRVNAALPMIDNWYKAFDIKEDDKLFVPQQNRAHIW; encoded by the coding sequence ATGAAAGCAAAAATCTTACTTTTTGCAGCCTCATTCATAGCTACATCAGCTATGGCACAGGGACTGAAGTCGGGCGTAGACCGCAACAACATGGACTTCAACGTGAAGCCCGGTGAGAACTTCTATGAGTATGCTGCAGGTAACTGGTTGAAGAGCCATCCGCTTGACAAGGAGCATCCAATGAACGGTGCCTTTGTTGATTTGGAAGAATTGAACAAGAAACGCATCCGTGAAATGGTTGAGGACTATGCTAAGAAACCACAAACGAAAGGCACTGTAGCACAGAAGATTGCTTCTATCTACAACCTTTACATGGATAGCGTACGCCGCAATCGTGAGGGATATACCCCTATTAAGCCTGTATTGGCTAAGATTCGTGCAGCAAAGAATCGTAAGGAACTCATCAAACTGATGTATGACCTCGACGTGAAAGGCTATGGCACCTTCCCTGTTGGCTTTGGTATGACAGTAGATGCGATGAACTCTGACCGTTATATCATTGGTATCTCACAAGGCGGTCTTGGTCTTGACCCTGAATATTACACAAAGCCTAACGACCAACAGAAGGCTGTTATAGCAGCATATAAGAGTCTGAACAACGATTTGTTCAAGATGACTGGCAACGATGCTGCAACTGCTAAGAAGAAGATGGAGGCTGCTTTCTCTATTGAGAACCAGATTGCAAAGGTTAGCTATGACCAAGTAAAGTCACGCGACCCACAAGCTAACTATCACCCAATGACTTGGGAGCAACTCTTGAAAAACTATCCTGGTGTCGATTGGAACTACCTTTTGAAGGCTTCCGGCTATCCAAATAACGGTGGAAAGGTAGATGTTGGACAGCCAGAGCCTGTACATGAAGTTGAGAAGATACTTGCTACAGCTCCGTTAGACGCATTGAAAGCCTACATGGAACTTGCTGTTATCTCAAGTTCTGCAGGTATGTTGTCTGATAACTTCTCTGATCGTAACTTTGAATATACCAAGGTGGCATATGGTGTTCAGCAGCAACAGCCACGTTGGAAGCGTGCTTTGTCTTTCGTACAGGGTATCATGGGTGAGGCTGTAGGTAAGCTCTACGTACAGAAATACTTCCCTGAGAGCAGCAAGCAACGTATGATTACATTGGTAAAGAACCTCCAAGATGCTTTTGCACAGCGCATTGAAGAGAACACATGGATGACTGCTGCAACAAAGCAGAAGGCTTTGGAGAAGCTACAGGCATTCGACATCAAGATTGGCTATCCTGATAAATGGCAGAATATGGATAGCGTTTTCGTGATTGATGACAATAAGTCATTGATTGAAAACGTGAAGGCTGTACAGGAAGCAGCTATGAAGTACCGTATTGCTAAACGCTGGGGTAAACCTGTTGACAAGAAGGAATGGCACATGACTCCACAGACGGTTAATGCTTACTATGACCCAACAACCAACAGTATTAACTTCCCTGCAGCTATTCTCCAGCCTCCTTTCTTCGATCCAACAGTGGATGATGCAGCTAATTATGGTGCTATCGGTGCTGTCATTGGTCATGAGATGAGCCACGGATTTGACGACCAAGGTTGTCAATTTGATAAGGATGGTAATATGAAGAACTGGTGGACAGAAGAGGATAAGAAGAACTATGACGCTCGTACAAAGGTTCTTGTAGACTGGTTCAACAAGCAGGAAGTAATCCCTGGCTTGTATGTTAACGGTGAGAAGACACTCGGTGAAAACATCGGTGATAACGGAGGTTTGAACATTGCCTTCCGTGCACTTGAAAACAGTATGAAAGTAAAACCATTGAGCGATATGGACGGATTCACACCTGCACAGCGTTTCTTCCTCGCTTGGGGACGTGTTTGGGCAAGTAACGTTGCTCCTCAGTTTGTTGCTTATATTGTCAATTCTGATGTTCACTCACCAAGTATCAGCCGTGTGAATGCAGCCCTTCCAATGATTGATAACTGGTATAAGGCTTTCGACATCAAAGAAGATGACAAACTCTTCGTTCCTCAGCAGAATCGTGCACACATCTGGTAA